The nucleotide window GCGACCTTTGACCTCCCCGTAAATAAAGACCAGACCAAGATGGTCGTTTCCCCATCAGCAGATTCACTCCTCCATCACGCGGCAAATCGACACTGCGAAGGACAGGACCGTGCTTTTGCAAGACCGTATTCAGAGGAAAGGTTTGCATCTTTTGCTGCGCCATCTGGGAAACTGTTTTCAAACTCTCCTGACAAGTCTCACAAAAACGGAGTTAAAAATATAATTCGCTGAAAAAACAAGCTTTGCCGTGGACGTCTGTGATTAATGGCGGATGGAACAGAGAGACGGGAATATTTACTGATGTGTGCTATGGCCTGCACAACAATCCTCTCTTGGCAACGTTGCTGGAATATTGTAGAAACAGAGGAGGtcgaagggggaggggggtgtaatGATGAAGATTTCAGAAAAGTGAGCTGACCCAGAGCATTGCACCCTTCTTTCCTGCAGTGAAAGGAAAgtatgagagacagaggagagagagagagagagagagagagagagagggagagggagagggagatgtgggacagggtgagagaaagacaaggaCGCGTGAGAGGTAGGAGGCAGGAGGAGTCCTAAGAAGCTGGGGAGTGACAGTGAGGTCGAGGACTAGGCTGGTGTTTTTGCAGGATGCAGATGGCAGCTGGCACAGGAGATTACAGCCTTTATCTGCAACAGCCTTCAACTGCCAACTGCCTAtttctcccacccccaccccctccccctcccctccctctcccccttccccccaccttCCTGTCACCCCCTGTCCTCAGGGTCAAAGGAatttctctgctgctgcctcttcATGGGGTTTTTTTGTGACCGCACAAACAGGAAAGCAGCAGTAGTGCTCTGTGAGAGCGAGCACTGCTGTGCTTCTGTCCGGGAAGCCGTGcactttgaaaaaaacaaaggcatccGATTGGCTGCTGACGAGGCGGTGACAGCAGCCGGCTCGGGAGACGAGCTGACGCTAACGAGCCGCGAGATGCGCGATGCGCGAAGCGCTGAGGTCTGTCACACATCACGCCCCTGTCCCTGAGCCTGCCGTGTTGCCTGTGAGGTACTGAGATCACCCTCCCACCAAattctccccccaccccctagaTAACTGTCAcctctccagcagggaatcTGACTCTGATGGACCTGCAGGTTAACCCTTCGCACTCAGGGGGCCTTCGCACTCACTGAGTGTTCTTCATTAGCACTATAGCACCAACTGAAAAACAACGGGTTTGTAGTTTTCCCTGAAACGTCTGATGGCAATCAGTTGTGTCATATTATCATAAATAcatagactcacacacacacacaccattaggACACCCCATTTTATAGACACCCACATTTCCATCATGATATagacagcacacaacacacactccaacgcacacatgcagttacacacgctctcacacgcTGTCAGGGGGGAAAGGCTGGGCTGTCTGTGAATAGTGATGACTGTTTGAATGCTATCGTCTGCATCGGTTTCAGCATGACGAGCGCTGACGGGGTACGATAGAGGAAGTGTTGGTGAGAGTGGCGTGCTGAGACAACCGTACACCGCTACAGCACTGCGGCAGGACCAGCATGCTCCGTTGTCCGTCAACGCGGAGCAGTGTTTCTGTAAACTCACCACACACACGAGCCAACTAAGGCCTCAGACTCTTCAGTTAATTCATTCAAACCACTgctacacacattcacacacaaacctgGATCCCGACAGAAACCAGAATTAACAGGAAAATGTGCAAGCACTGggaaaagaaataacacaattAAACGTCTTAATCGACACGAACGTAAATGCTAACCCCCACAGGGGTCAGATTAAGCAGAGGAACACCTCTGTGGATTTCAACAAAAGACACAGCACAaggtctgtttttattttaccagttttgttttatttacctGTAGCAATGACACcaagtattttttcttttcacgttctttttttgcttgctaTGGTAAGAGATGCATTGAATtgtaaacagtgaaaatgataaGGTACATCTCGTTGAACTCCCCACAAGCAGTGTATGACCTAGAGGGCTCAGGCTATagccacccacacccccccaactcattttttttaacaatacatGTTATCTCATAGCTCAGAGTCTCTCCTATTTACATAGTTACAACCATATATTTATGTTACACTTATGAaacctcttttgtttttttttcatttttttcttttttcagttttcttaaGAATTATATTTACATCCACGACCCCTAACTGCCTGCTGCCAGGGGTCACACTGTTAGAATTAGAACTCActtatcttttccttttctctgtaaATCAACCCTCAAGCAGAATTTGCCATTAAACTCTTACTAATAAAGTTAATACACAGCTCAATCCATTGTCTAGCTcgaaataaaagaacaaaaacagaaacctatccatgaaggaaaaaaaaaaatatattgcactTGAAATCAGGACCACTACATTGGACCTGGTTTGCAGTTGGGGGACCAGATAGCTTTCAGCCAAGTAAAATGAGTGAAGCCTTCAGCAAAGTGGGACCGAAATAAATACTtaagaaacctttttttgtaCAGGTAAAGCAATGAAAAGGACAAACCCTAACAGGATCGCCTTGTGTACTTGCGGAGTGCAGGTtataacaaacaacaataataaaaaaaaaaaacacacaacattctgaatgtagaaaacaaaaatgtaaataaaaaaagaaaaataaaacaagcttgGAAGCTTCGAAGTTGAGTGCTTAAAGTCCTGAGAAGACTGCCGTGTCCAGTCCAGCTCTAAGCTACAATGAACTGCTGTAGAGAACTCGAGCCGAGCCTTTCACAGTCTTTGGAGGGGAGCAGCAGGGTCCTTCTGGGATCAGCTGGAGTTTGGAGACACCAGGGACGCGGCTAGCACGTTAGCGCTTCTGACAGTTTTGGTCCAATGTTTTTTGCCTCTTGGTGTCCTTGGCCATATTCTTCGGGTGAATATGACAGGAAGCAAGTCCACAGAAGcggtgggtgtgggggtgggggggtaggaGAGGACGAAAGCGTGCTAGGATGAAGGGAACCATGCTCGAGAAGAAGTGCAGATGGAccgcgaaaaaaaaaaaccccacaaggCTCCCGTCGAATGACCTCTCAGCATCCCGCCACCAAAACTCGACCGTGCTCGGCAGAGGCGATCGGGAAAAGGggtaggaagaaaaaaagaaacacaatgtgACCTCTATTGTACCAAAAGCATTTGAGCAAGTCccaaaggaggaggagagaggggggtaatttaaacaaaaacaataggGAGACAAAACAGTGCCGGACTGTTTTCGTGTCTTTGAgggggtctttttttttctgtttgaggGGAGGGTCAAAATCACAGCTCCTCCATTCTCCAGTACATCCGGAAAActtaaataatgataataataataataatattaatggaTAATAGTAATATCTGAGGCCTTCAGTTCGTGCACGGGGCCCCAGCCCCGGGCCCCCAGACCCCAGGCTCCCAGACCCAGCCCAGAGGCCTGCTTTCTGGGCACACGTCCCCACGCTCCATCCTTTCCCTCTCCATGTAAACAGTACAGCTTCCGTCAGTGCACCTCCTGGCTCCCAAATCACAGCAGACaggatgggggaaaaaattaaaaggcTAACTGACACcgagaccccccctccccccctctgcttcttcttttttgttttgttttttcaagtCTCTgttctcagtctcagtctctctgcccTCGCGGTTGTTTCTACGACGACGACGACGTTGTGGACGCCGAGCTGGCCTTCTTTTGGTTGACTAAGTCCATGTAGAGTTCAGAGCGCAGGAACCGCGGGTAGGAGTCCTTCTCCATTAGGCCGTATATGCGCTTCTGGGCCAGGTCGAAGCAGGAGCGCGTCACCTCCTGCAGGTTCTCCTTGGTGTGCTCCCTGGTGTAGGAGTCCAGGTTCACCtgggggagaagaggggagCAAGGAGTTACTCTCAGTGCTGAGGAAACTGCATATTTCTCTTTCAGTTTCCAACTTTTTTCAAAAGataaacttctttttttctggagctTTGGCAGATTTGTACGTGCGTTCTCGTTAAGAGAGCAATCTCGTATCCACAAACTGTTTGCTCTTCTCACAGATTATTCTCCCTCTGCCAGCTATTATACAGTCATCATAATGGAATTTTCTCAGGTAGAATAACTTGTGTAGAATAATGTGTTGCTATGgttgcatatttatttaagaCACAACTGCTTAGCGCTTAAAAAGATGCAACTTTTTAAGCACTAAGTAAGAATGTGATGCTCTTTTAGTGTACAAAGGTCTGCCACTGCCATGAACTGCTACCTACGATACCTGCAAAAGAACGTACGTCTGGATAACTCACCTCTTTACAAGACTGGATGGCGATGTACTCTGCGAATATTTTCTTGGCTTTGGATGCCATCTTGGACTGAGACTTGATCTTTTTGTAGTCCTCGCACGCCAGCCAGAACTCCAGATTCTCTTCGCTGAACTCGGTGCGCAGAAACGCTCGGAAGGCGGCCAGGCCATCTgacggaggagaggagaggaggaaagaggggagagagagagagggatgcgTTACTGGAGAGCCAAGGATGACGAATCCATGGCAACGTCACAGAATCACTGTAGCAGCGTCCCTAAAATAGCAACCTCGCCTCGCTGTAGTTACGCGCTTTTTCAGGGCACCTCGGGCTTTGCTGATAACCatgtaaacccccccccaaaatagACAGACAAGGAAGTCttatgcagacatttttttgcagtctgtttctctgtaacTGAATTCATTCACAGTCTTAATTGTTCAGCTGCGaaaaggagcagggagagaagctgtgtgtgttgcGGTTTATACCGCAGGGACTTTACAGCAACGGCACTTCGGGGACTTGAGGATTTTTTAGTCACTCATATCAAAAAAGGTGACGAGAAAGCAGGAAACCTTCTGTTGCCGTGAAACAGGCTCGGCGAAGAGATAGAGCTTCCCGCGcgagatggggagggagaggcagaacaCAGCAGGTGCAGAAAGAGGAATTTAGGGGAACAACATTTTCTGCAGCTGGTGTGTTTGCACCTGGCAGCGTTACTGCGATGCTAAGAGGGACCCGCGTTTACCGTAACCCGGCTCTCAAGGGCATCTATCGCGAACGAGCGcaaaatacagagacagagaggatcgCTCCCAGCCAGAGAGGctgtttcttctctccctccctccctccctctctccctctctctctgtctctccccgcTAATGCCTGCCTTGATCCACCCGGCGGATTACGCCGGGGGGCTGCGAACAGATTGCCCACTTGCTACATCCCCGTCCGTACACGAACGGAGCGCGCGGCACCTAGAGGGCACGTCTCGGCAACGCGCAACAGAACAGAGTGCAGAAACACTAAAGCCTGCAGGAGGGAGAACTTAAAACCAGCAGCAGGGGACTCTAATGCATGCAAAATACAATCAACTAACACAGAAAGCCATGCAAAGCAAtggatgatttaaaaaaataacaataaaacaaataatgctactaataataataataataacaataatgtgaaAGTGACACTTACATTTGTGGACCAGCAGCTTATCCAGGGACTCTCCCCACTTCAGTGCTTCCTCAGGGCTGGGCCTGCAGATGAAGGCAGAGCGGTTCTTTAGCAAGCCCATCTCTGCCAGGTTTCTCATTGTGTGACCCATTCGAGGTGGTGAGCTCcgctctgagtgtgtgtgagtgtgtgtgtcgggctgactgctgctgctgttgctgctgctctgCTCGTGTGCGTGTCTCTCTGACTGCCTGTGCTGGACGACGGCTCTTATACTCCCGCCCCACAGGCTGGGagaagcagggggagggggcggagacTCAGGCAGGCTGCGGGGGGAGGTGTGTCTTTCACTGCTTAAGGGTccgcctcctcccccccccccccccccctcctctttgcTCAGCCTGTTTCTGCATATCCCATCTACACTTACTGGCTTTTACAGTGTTCAGTggcctctttctttttttttttctttttctttttgcacacAGTAGTGACAGAGTACATTTCACTCATGTTACATCTCGGTCCTGTTATGGCTTGCCCCATCTATTTTTTCATCTGGTTTAAGACTCGGTTCGTTGAACACTTTGCTGGAAGCTTGTTTGGGATCAGCCCGTGATTCCTTTAGCTGTGCAAACGTGTTTGAACACACACTTTTAGGAGCAGATCCAAACTGATCTCTCTGAGATAGACCGCAGTCAGCCCGACACCATAGAGAACTTGGAGaccacacacaggaagtgttGCATAGTGGAAAATGTGTGTATTACGTGTCTCTAAAATCATAAACAAAGCACTCATTGATGTGTTGGTCAGTCCAGCCCCACCCTCACACCTCTCTCAAATGTATGACACAGAGTAGCCAAACACTGCACAGGACATTAAGATGAAGCTCTTATTTAATGTGTAGAGACAACCAAAGCAATTTTCCTTCTGGCTTGCAATGAATAGCTATATTTTTATCTAACTGGAGCTCGGAACACgctttcttttatttcccaaaaa belongs to Megalops cyprinoides isolate fMegCyp1 chromosome 5, fMegCyp1.pri, whole genome shotgun sequence and includes:
- the rgs3a gene encoding regulator of G-protein signaling 3a isoform X1, whose translation is MLHTMVDFSEKYLERAKDMKNRLAFLRRKNEAPGSAPAGKLDKAMKSVKPSPEEALKWGESLDKLLVHKYGLAAFRAFLRTEFSEENLEFWLACEDYKKIKSQSKMASKAKKIFAEYIAIQSCKEVNLDSYTREHTKENLQEVTRSCFDLAQKRIYGLMEKDSYPRFLRSELYMDLVNQKKASSASTTSSSS